Proteins found in one Triticum aestivum cultivar Chinese Spring chromosome 4D, IWGSC CS RefSeq v2.1, whole genome shotgun sequence genomic segment:
- the LOC123097961 gene encoding uncharacterized protein, translated as MSRPSRSDAHLSPVDEAVRVDEVRGYYDGAAPKRHSKPSRSDHSAVYTDALAGPGADGSHPELDKFQDLEAHSEKLVCEGGKAGEEFVETEYYKDLGCVGKQHHTTGTGFIKVDRPAGASFELSEDPDATERHASSKGNPATNEWIPSADTVYQEESDKPNRSDS; from the exons ATGTCGAGGCCGAGCAGGAGCGACGCGCACCTGTCCCCCGTGGACGAGGCGGTGAGGGTGGACGAGGTGCGGGGGTACTACGACGGCGCGGCGCCCAAGCGCCACTCCAAGCCCTCCCGCAGCGACCACTCCGCCGTGTACACCGACGCGCTCGCCGGCCCCGGCGCCGACGGCTCCCACCCCGAGCTCGACAAGTTCCAGGACCTGGAAGCCCACTCCGAG AAACTGGTGTGCGAGGGCGGGAAGGCGGGCGAGGAGTTCGTGGAGACGGAGTACTACAAGGACCTCGGCTGCGTCGGCAAGCAGCATCACACG ACTGGCACGGGCTTCATCAAGGTGGACAGGCCGGCCGGCGCCTCGTTCGAGCTCTCCGAAGACCCGGATGCGACGGAGCGCCATGCTTCCTCCAAGGGAAACCCCGCCACAAACGAGTGGATCCCGTCAGCGGACACG GTGTATCAGGAGGAGTCAGACAAGCCCAACAGAAGCGACAGCTGA
- the LOC123097962 gene encoding uncharacterized protein: MGGGGARGKEFGSMEEFWGFYLGQHSKPATRRWHFAGTLASLVCALLAAATGRAALLVACPVLGYGMAWYSHFFVEGNRPATFGHPVWSLLCDYRMFALILTGRIDAELARLRIHPRLASD; the protein is encoded by the coding sequence ATGGGAGGAGGAGGGGCGAGGGGGAAGGAGTTCGGGAGCATGGAGGAGTTCTGGGGGTTCTACCTGGGCCAGCACTCGAAGCCGGCCACGCGGCGCTGGCACTTCGCCGGCACGCTCGCCTCGCTGGTCTGCGCGCTGCTGGCGGCCGCCACCGGCCGCGCCGCGCTCCTGGTGGCCTGCCCCGTGCTCGGCTACGGCATGGCCTGGTACAGCCACTTCTTCGTGGAGGGCAACCGGCCGGCCACGTTCGGCCACCCCGTCTGGTCCTTGCTCTGCGACTACCGCATGTTCGCCCTCATCCTCACCGGCCGCATCGACGCCGAGCTCGCCCGCCTCCGCATCCACCCACGCCTCGCCTCCGACTGA